A region from the Mycolicibacterium litorale genome encodes:
- a CDS encoding glycosyltransferase family 2 protein, with amino-acid sequence MSTVAPVSLSAATDPDQRVPRTIAFAQWLDAKPAEVRRGLRRVLVLAALMPLIVLLAVQAPLLPQGTVLLGYGMLVLTATVSMMYLGFARYEDPSVHPMKVSRAENFPALPAQPTVSLLVAVRDERDGIEQCVRTMVGSDYPNLEVIVIDDASTDGTPDVLRRLASELDVTVIYKQVNQGKKHALTDGVRIASGDILAFTDSDCILAPDALARCVRALVDNPQLGAVSGHARALNADDTVLTRAQDTWYDGQFRVAKAAEATFGSVTCVSGPLAVFRRDAIVNYLPAWANDTFLGREFRFATDRQLTGYVLGQVWKGRELKRRYADDPLVADHDCAERPWRVGYVRSAHVWTTVPARFRPFLKQQVRWKKSFIRNLCFTGSFMWRRGPGAAALFYGHVLFVAVAPLMAVRHLVWAPAHGLYFLTLLYLCGVLTKGFAWAVAFKLSNPGNPLWRYRLLMAALGSLLLSWLLPYSLATIRKGTWARGAQ; translated from the coding sequence TTGAGCACAGTCGCCCCGGTATCTCTTTCGGCGGCAACGGATCCGGATCAGCGGGTACCCCGGACCATCGCATTCGCCCAGTGGCTCGATGCGAAACCGGCCGAGGTGCGGCGCGGTCTGCGGCGGGTGCTGGTCCTCGCGGCGCTGATGCCGTTGATCGTGCTGCTGGCGGTCCAGGCACCGCTGCTGCCTCAGGGGACCGTGCTGCTCGGCTACGGGATGCTCGTCCTCACCGCCACGGTCTCGATGATGTACCTCGGGTTTGCCCGTTACGAGGACCCCAGCGTGCACCCGATGAAAGTCTCTCGGGCAGAGAACTTCCCCGCGCTACCCGCGCAGCCGACCGTGAGCCTGCTCGTGGCCGTGCGCGACGAGCGCGACGGTATCGAGCAGTGTGTGCGCACCATGGTCGGCTCCGACTATCCGAACCTGGAAGTGATCGTCATCGACGACGCGTCGACCGACGGCACCCCCGACGTGCTGCGTCGGCTGGCGTCGGAACTGGACGTCACCGTCATCTACAAGCAGGTCAACCAGGGCAAGAAGCACGCGCTCACCGACGGGGTGCGGATCGCCTCGGGTGACATCCTGGCGTTCACCGACTCCGACTGCATCCTGGCCCCTGACGCGCTGGCGCGCTGCGTGCGGGCGCTGGTGGACAACCCTCAACTCGGGGCGGTCAGCGGTCACGCCCGCGCTCTCAACGCCGACGACACAGTGCTGACCCGTGCGCAGGACACCTGGTATGACGGCCAGTTCCGGGTGGCCAAGGCCGCGGAGGCGACGTTCGGCAGCGTCACCTGCGTGTCGGGGCCGCTCGCGGTGTTCCGCCGCGACGCGATCGTGAACTACCTGCCGGCGTGGGCCAACGACACGTTCCTCGGCCGCGAATTCCGGTTCGCCACCGACCGGCAACTCACCGGCTACGTGCTCGGACAGGTGTGGAAGGGACGCGAGCTCAAACGCCGCTACGCCGACGATCCGCTTGTCGCCGACCATGATTGCGCGGAACGCCCGTGGCGGGTCGGCTACGTGCGGTCGGCGCACGTGTGGACGACGGTGCCCGCCCGTTTCCGCCCGTTCCTCAAACAGCAGGTGCGGTGGAAGAAGAGCTTCATCCGGAACCTGTGCTTCACCGGGTCGTTCATGTGGCGGCGCGGCCCCGGAGCCGCCGCACTGTTCTACGGGCACGTGCTCTTCGTGGCGGTGGCGCCGCTGATGGCGGTGCGTCACCTCGTCTGGGCGCCCGCGCACGGTCTGTACTTCCTCACCCTGCTCTACCTGTGCGGTGTGCTGACGAAAGGGTTCGCATGGGCCGTTGCGTTCAAACTCTCGAATCCGGGCAACCCGCTCTGGCGCTACCGCCTGCTGATGGCCGCGCTCGGATCGCTTCTGCTGTCCTGGCTGCTGCCGTACTCCCTGGCCACCATCCGCAAGGGCACGTGGGCGCGAGGTGCACAATGA
- a CDS encoding nucleotide sugar dehydrogenase, protein MPTTYELPAIDVTIGTEAAQTLRRVGIVGLGYVGLPTALAIAESGVAVLGCDISESRIAAIKSGQVDLLHDKLVSLDRLLDTDLLDFTTEATGLSDVDAVLICVPTPVDTHLVPDLTALRAACATVVDAARPGQTIVLTSTTYVGCTRELLVEPLQRRGLVAGQDVFVAFSPERIDPGSPAHLPEETPRVVGGVTEACAVRATETLIRSAASVHQVSSPEAAELTKLLENTFRAVNIALANEFSDVASNFEIDVMEVISAAATKPYGFMPFRPGPGVGGHCIPCDPHYLLWQLKATKLPSPVTEAAMASIASRPQAVVNRAQELLANSGRALAGSRILVVGVAYKPAVADVRESPALHIIEELHRRGADVAFTDDMVDSVWTSMGQLTREADPARQEWDLVIAHTLHPSADHAWLATVPLLLDAAYGLPELPQRRVL, encoded by the coding sequence ATGCCGACCACCTACGAACTCCCCGCCATCGACGTGACGATCGGTACCGAGGCGGCGCAGACTCTCCGCCGGGTCGGCATCGTCGGCCTGGGTTATGTCGGACTGCCCACCGCACTCGCGATCGCCGAATCCGGCGTCGCGGTCCTGGGTTGCGACATCAGCGAATCGCGGATCGCGGCGATCAAGTCCGGTCAGGTCGACCTGCTGCACGACAAGCTCGTCAGTCTCGATCGGCTGCTCGACACCGATCTGCTCGACTTCACCACCGAGGCCACCGGACTGTCGGACGTCGACGCGGTGCTGATCTGCGTTCCCACACCGGTCGACACCCATCTCGTTCCGGACCTGACCGCGCTGCGCGCGGCGTGCGCCACCGTGGTCGACGCGGCGCGCCCCGGTCAGACGATCGTGCTCACGTCCACGACATATGTCGGCTGCACCCGCGAACTGCTCGTCGAGCCGCTGCAGCGGCGTGGTCTCGTCGCCGGTCAGGACGTGTTCGTGGCCTTCAGCCCGGAACGGATCGACCCGGGCTCGCCCGCGCATCTGCCGGAGGAGACGCCGCGGGTCGTCGGCGGCGTGACCGAAGCGTGCGCCGTCCGCGCAACCGAGACGCTGATCAGGTCCGCCGCCTCGGTCCACCAGGTGTCGTCCCCTGAAGCCGCCGAGCTGACCAAACTGCTCGAGAACACCTTCCGCGCCGTCAACATCGCGCTTGCCAACGAGTTCTCGGACGTGGCAAGTAATTTCGAGATCGACGTGATGGAGGTGATCTCGGCCGCCGCCACCAAGCCGTACGGGTTCATGCCGTTCCGTCCCGGGCCGGGCGTGGGCGGACACTGCATCCCATGCGATCCGCACTATCTGCTCTGGCAGCTCAAGGCCACGAAACTGCCGTCACCGGTGACCGAGGCCGCCATGGCGTCCATCGCGTCGCGGCCACAGGCCGTCGTCAACCGGGCGCAGGAGCTGCTGGCCAACAGCGGCCGCGCACTCGCCGGATCGCGGATCCTCGTCGTGGGGGTCGCGTACAAACCGGCGGTGGCCGACGTGCGGGAGTCACCGGCCCTGCACATCATCGAGGAACTGCACCGCCGCGGCGCCGACGTCGCCTTCACCGACGACATGGTGGACAGCGTGTGGACCTCCATGGGTCAGCTGACGCGTGAGGCGGACCCTGCCCGGCAGGAATGGGATCTCGTCATCGCCCACACGCTGCACCCCTCGGCCGACCATGCCTGGCTGGCCACGGTCCCGCTGCTCCTCGACGCGGCCTACGGGCTGCCCGAGCTGCCGCAGCGGAGGGTGCTTTGA
- a CDS encoding sulfotransferase family protein: MTRTDVGTVEDLHASATKACGLDDFGTDDDNYREALGVLLDSYARDADLTEIGSKMSRFFLRNALVARLLSEAAWKQHPEHADVVIERPLFVTGLPRTGTTALHRLLSADPAHQGLELWLAEFPQPRPPRESWSQNPVFVELDSRFKKAHEENPDYTGLHYMTADEVEECWQLLRQSLHSVSYETLAHVPTYSQWLARQDWTKPYQRHRRNLQLIGLNDAGKRWVLKNPSHLFALDALFATYPDALVIQCHRPAETIMASMCSLAQHTTAGWSNTFVGAQIGADSMETWSRGLERFTAERAKRDPAQFYDMDYFEFINDPVAEVERIYRHFGLPYTDAARDAMTASHADSQKGPRAPKHTYSLADYGLTAEQVKERFAGL, translated from the coding sequence GTGACGCGCACCGACGTGGGCACCGTCGAGGATCTGCACGCCTCGGCGACCAAGGCCTGCGGACTCGACGACTTCGGAACCGACGACGACAACTATCGGGAAGCGCTCGGCGTACTGCTCGACTCGTACGCCCGTGACGCGGACCTCACCGAGATCGGCAGCAAGATGTCGCGGTTCTTCCTGCGCAATGCGCTGGTCGCCCGTCTACTGTCGGAGGCGGCGTGGAAGCAGCATCCAGAACACGCCGACGTCGTGATCGAGCGGCCGCTGTTCGTCACCGGCCTGCCCCGCACCGGCACCACCGCGCTGCACCGGCTGTTGTCCGCCGACCCCGCCCATCAGGGTCTGGAACTGTGGCTGGCCGAGTTCCCGCAGCCCCGCCCGCCGCGCGAATCCTGGTCGCAGAACCCCGTTTTCGTTGAGCTGGACTCCCGGTTCAAGAAGGCTCACGAGGAGAACCCCGATTACACGGGTCTGCACTACATGACCGCGGACGAGGTCGAGGAGTGCTGGCAGTTGCTGCGGCAGTCGCTGCACTCGGTGTCCTACGAGACGCTCGCCCACGTGCCGACGTACTCGCAGTGGTTGGCCCGGCAGGACTGGACGAAGCCGTATCAGAGGCACCGGCGAAACCTGCAGTTGATCGGCCTCAACGATGCCGGGAAGCGTTGGGTTCTCAAAAATCCCAGCCATCTGTTCGCGCTCGACGCGTTGTTCGCCACCTACCCCGATGCGCTCGTCATCCAGTGCCACCGCCCTGCGGAGACGATCATGGCGTCGATGTGTTCACTGGCCCAGCACACCACCGCCGGGTGGTCGAACACGTTCGTCGGTGCCCAGATCGGCGCCGACTCGATGGAGACCTGGTCGCGGGGTCTGGAGCGGTTCACCGCCGAGCGCGCCAAACGGGATCCGGCCCAGTTCTACGATATGGACTACTTCGAGTTCATCAACGATCCGGTCGCCGAGGTGGAGCGGATCTACCGCCACTTCGGTCTGCCCTACACCGACGCCGCCCGGGATGCGATGACCGCCAGTCACGCGGACAGCCAGAAGGGACCCCGGGCCCCCAAACACACGTACTCACTGGCTGACTACGGGTTGACCGCCGAACAGGTCAAGGAGCGCTTCGCGGGTCTCTGA
- a CDS encoding SDR family oxidoreductase encodes MSGALNGLLKDRVVVISGVGPALGTTLARRCAEAGADVVLAARTVERLEDVAKQVTDLGRRAVAVGTDITDDAQVANLVERSLEAYGRVDVLINNAFRVPSMKPLANTTFEHIREAIELTVLGALRLTQGFTPALADVNGSVVNVNSMVIRHSQAKYGAYKMAKSALLAMSQSLATELGEQGIRVNSVAPGYIWGETLKSYFNHQAGKYGTTIEEIYRATAAASDLKRLPTEDEVASAILFLASDLSSGITGQTLDVNCGEYKA; translated from the coding sequence ATGAGCGGTGCGCTGAACGGGCTGCTGAAGGATCGCGTCGTCGTCATCAGCGGCGTCGGGCCGGCGCTGGGCACGACGTTGGCGCGGCGGTGCGCGGAGGCCGGCGCCGATGTGGTGCTGGCCGCACGCACCGTCGAGCGGCTCGAGGACGTCGCCAAGCAGGTCACGGACCTCGGCAGGCGCGCGGTGGCCGTCGGCACCGACATCACCGACGACGCGCAGGTCGCCAACCTCGTCGAGCGGTCTCTGGAGGCGTACGGCAGGGTCGACGTGCTGATCAACAACGCCTTCCGGGTGCCGTCGATGAAACCGTTGGCCAACACCACCTTCGAGCACATCCGCGAGGCGATCGAGTTGACCGTGCTCGGCGCGCTGCGGTTGACCCAGGGTTTCACTCCCGCGCTGGCCGACGTGAACGGCTCGGTCGTCAACGTGAACTCGATGGTCATCCGGCACTCACAGGCCAAGTACGGCGCCTACAAGATGGCCAAGTCGGCCCTGCTGGCGATGTCACAATCGCTGGCCACCGAACTCGGAGAGCAGGGTATCCGAGTGAATTCCGTTGCACCGGGGTACATCTGGGGTGAGACGTTGAAGAGCTACTTCAACCATCAGGCCGGCAAGTACGGGACGACCATCGAGGAGATCTACCGGGCGACGGCGGCGGCGTCCGACCTCAAGCGGCTGCCCACCGAGGACGAGGTCGCCTCGGCGATCCTGTTCCTGGCCAGCGATCTGTCCAGCGGGATCACCGGACAGACCCTCGACGTGAACTGTGGGGAGTACAAGGCGTGA
- a CDS encoding IclR family transcriptional regulator, whose amino-acid sequence MVSPESTGRTSPPTERVVRILDFLAGRPDQRFGVSDLARRVGVSKPTCLGILTALSEAGYLVRDADKTYRLGPSLITLGHKAQESMRVSPAAREELRRLSVRFGVTVALSAVIDDRITLLDLVAPAGARPGVEVGQSYPFAPPVGLMFVLWDDEATRAWLAKEPTLPLRTDTDRLDRMITECRADGYLVERLTPGGRRLYSLMAGMSANLPDELRALLGELVSDIGERVYLRSENSSGRTRHDINVISAPVYDHYRRQVMVASMHIGTSLTDNEIHDRARALVATADAVTAQLGGAAPTFS is encoded by the coding sequence ATGGTCAGCCCCGAGTCGACCGGCCGGACGTCGCCCCCGACCGAGCGCGTCGTGCGCATCCTCGACTTCCTCGCGGGCCGCCCCGACCAGCGGTTCGGGGTCTCCGACCTCGCCCGCCGGGTCGGCGTGAGCAAGCCGACCTGCCTCGGCATCCTGACCGCGCTCTCCGAAGCGGGATACCTGGTGCGCGACGCGGACAAGACCTACCGGCTGGGACCGTCGCTGATCACCCTCGGCCACAAGGCGCAGGAATCCATGCGGGTCAGCCCGGCGGCCCGCGAGGAGTTGCGCCGGCTCTCCGTGCGCTTCGGCGTCACCGTGGCCCTGTCCGCGGTGATCGACGACCGGATCACGCTGCTCGACCTCGTGGCACCCGCCGGCGCCCGCCCGGGTGTGGAGGTCGGCCAGAGCTATCCGTTCGCCCCACCGGTCGGTCTGATGTTCGTGCTGTGGGACGACGAAGCGACCCGCGCCTGGCTGGCCAAGGAACCGACACTGCCGCTGCGCACCGACACCGACCGGCTCGACCGCATGATCACCGAGTGCCGGGCCGACGGCTACCTGGTCGAACGGCTCACCCCGGGAGGGCGGCGGCTCTACTCGCTGATGGCCGGCATGTCGGCCAACCTCCCCGACGAATTGCGGGCACTGCTCGGCGAACTGGTGTCCGACATCGGTGAGCGCGTGTATCTGCGCAGCGAGAACAGCAGCGGACGCACGCGACACGACATCAACGTCATCTCCGCACCCGTGTACGACCACTACCGGCGCCAGGTGATGGTCGCCTCGATGCACATCGGAACCTCGCTGACCGACAACGAGATTCACGATCGGGCCCGCGCCCTGGTCGCCACCGCCGACGCGGTGACGGCGCAACTCGGCGGCGCCGCACCGACGTTCAGCTGA
- a CDS encoding RecQ family ATP-dependent DNA helicase — MPTRDDAQALLEQLAGPQATLRDDQWTAIEALVVHRRQALVVQRTGWGKSAVYFISAKLLRAAGRGPTVIVSPLLALMRNQVAAAERAGVRAATINSGNVAEWDDIHARVQQGDLDVLLVSPERLNNPDFRDNVLPALAADAGLVVVDEAHCVSDWGHDFRPDYRRIRTLIAELGQDIPVLATTATANDRVVDDVASQLGVGGRDTLVLRGGLDRESLRLSVVEAGNPAQRAAWIATHLGELPGSGIVYTLTVAQAHDIAALLREHGHAVAAYTGSTDPTEREQLEADLLANRVKALVATSALGMGFDKPDLGFVVHLGAPSSPIAYYQQVGRAGRATSSAEVVLLPGREDQEVWRYFASVAFPSEAMVRTVIGALETDRPQSTPALEPLVDLNRSRLEMVLKVLDVDGAVRRVKGGWVSTGQPWSYDEQRYRKLDEARRREQQAMLDYQRTDGCRMAFLRRQLDDPELREGDRCGRCDNCTGTRLSAEVDTDAAEDTRRRLMRPGVELSPRKQWPSGLAKLGLDLSGRINDGPATGRVIGRLTDLDWGARLRRMLDEPDGEVSDDVVRAAVDVLAAWEWQTRPVAVLAMDSDTHPVLIRSLAARLAHLGRLADLGTLRYRPDRKPVTAANSAYRVAALHDSWETPGLDGVAGPVLLVDDLADTGWTLTMAARVVRAAGAPEVLPFALAAVS; from the coding sequence ATGCCGACCCGTGACGACGCCCAGGCGCTGCTCGAACAACTCGCAGGACCGCAGGCCACCCTGCGCGACGACCAGTGGACGGCGATCGAGGCACTGGTCGTCCACCGCCGCCAGGCGCTCGTCGTACAGCGCACCGGCTGGGGCAAGTCCGCGGTGTACTTCATCTCCGCCAAACTGCTGCGGGCCGCCGGCCGCGGGCCCACCGTCATCGTCTCGCCGCTGCTGGCACTGATGCGCAACCAGGTCGCCGCGGCGGAGCGCGCCGGCGTGCGGGCGGCGACCATCAACTCCGGCAACGTCGCGGAGTGGGACGACATCCACGCGCGCGTACAGCAGGGCGACCTCGACGTGCTGCTGGTCAGCCCCGAGCGGCTGAACAACCCCGACTTCCGCGACAACGTGCTGCCCGCCCTCGCGGCCGACGCCGGGCTGGTGGTGGTCGACGAAGCGCACTGCGTCTCGGACTGGGGACACGACTTCCGGCCCGACTACCGGCGCATCCGCACCCTGATCGCGGAGCTGGGTCAGGACATCCCCGTCCTGGCCACCACCGCCACCGCCAACGACCGCGTCGTCGACGACGTCGCCAGCCAGCTCGGGGTGGGTGGGCGCGACACGCTCGTGCTGCGCGGCGGCCTGGACCGCGAATCGCTGCGGCTGTCGGTCGTCGAGGCCGGCAATCCGGCGCAGCGCGCCGCGTGGATCGCCACGCACCTCGGTGAGCTGCCGGGCTCGGGCATCGTCTACACGCTCACCGTCGCGCAGGCCCACGACATCGCCGCACTGCTGCGCGAGCACGGCCACGCCGTCGCGGCCTACACGGGTTCGACCGATCCGACCGAACGCGAACAGCTCGAGGCCGACCTGCTCGCCAACCGGGTCAAGGCGCTCGTCGCGACGTCAGCGCTGGGAATGGGGTTCGACAAACCCGACCTCGGGTTCGTGGTCCACCTCGGTGCGCCATCCTCTCCGATCGCCTACTACCAGCAGGTGGGGCGTGCCGGGCGTGCGACGTCGTCGGCCGAGGTGGTGTTGCTGCCCGGCCGCGAGGACCAGGAGGTCTGGCGGTATTTCGCGTCGGTCGCGTTCCCGTCGGAAGCCATGGTGCGCACGGTGATCGGCGCCCTCGAGACCGATCGTCCGCAGTCCACCCCGGCACTCGAACCGCTCGTCGACCTCAACCGCAGCCGGCTCGAGATGGTGCTCAAGGTCCTCGACGTCGACGGTGCCGTGCGACGGGTCAAGGGTGGGTGGGTCAGCACCGGTCAGCCGTGGAGCTATGACGAGCAGCGTTACCGCAAACTCGACGAGGCCCGGCGCCGCGAACAGCAGGCCATGCTCGACTACCAGCGCACCGATGGTTGCCGGATGGCCTTTCTGCGCCGCCAGCTCGACGATCCCGAGTTGCGCGAGGGCGACCGCTGCGGGCGGTGCGACAACTGCACCGGCACCCGGCTGTCGGCGGAGGTCGACACCGACGCGGCCGAGGACACCCGGCGCAGGCTGATGCGACCAGGGGTCGAGCTCAGCCCGCGCAAGCAATGGCCTTCGGGGCTGGCCAAACTCGGTCTCGACCTCAGCGGCCGGATCAACGACGGTCCGGCGACCGGCCGGGTGATCGGCAGGCTGACCGACCTGGATTGGGGTGCCCGGCTGCGCCGGATGCTCGACGAACCCGACGGCGAGGTCAGCGACGACGTGGTGCGCGCCGCCGTCGACGTGCTGGCCGCATGGGAGTGGCAGACGCGCCCGGTCGCGGTGCTCGCGATGGATTCCGACACCCACCCGGTGCTGATCCGCTCCCTGGCCGCCCGGCTCGCCCACCTCGGCCGGCTCGCCGACCTCGGCACGTTGCGGTACCGGCCGGACCGCAAACCCGTGACCGCCGCGAACTCCGCGTATCGTGTTGCGGCACTGCACGATTCGTGGGAGACGCCGGGTCTCGACGGGGTGGCCGGCCCCGTGCTGCTGGTCGACGATCTCGCCGACACCGGCTGGACGCTCACCATGGCGGCGCGGGTGGTCCGGGCGGCGGGCGCGCCGGAGGTGCTGCCGTTCGCGCTGGCCGCTGTCAGCTGA
- the trhA gene encoding PAQR family membrane homeostasis protein TrhA, with protein sequence MVRPNRDIGDALNDPVTEIGRPRARGMIHLVSAVVAVVAGAALVPVAWSSAESSRAGWAALVYATAIVAMFGVSATYHRVRWTSPAAQKWMMRLDHSVIFLFIAATYTPFALLAMPPHLGFRMLVVVWTGAAAGVAVKMLWPSAPRWVGVPLYLMLGYVAVLFAETLLIGAGFTVVALLIAGAVLYNVGAVFYGARWPNPWPNTFAHHEFFHAFTAAAAICHFAAIWLVVQ encoded by the coding sequence TTGGTTCGGCCCAACCGCGACATCGGAGATGCCCTGAACGACCCAGTGACAGAGATCGGTCGCCCCCGGGCACGGGGGATGATCCATCTCGTCTCGGCGGTCGTCGCCGTGGTGGCGGGTGCGGCGCTGGTCCCGGTGGCGTGGAGCAGTGCGGAGTCGTCGCGGGCCGGTTGGGCGGCACTCGTCTACGCGACCGCGATCGTCGCGATGTTCGGCGTGAGCGCGACCTATCACCGCGTGCGGTGGACGTCGCCGGCCGCGCAGAAGTGGATGATGCGGCTCGACCACTCGGTGATCTTCCTGTTCATCGCCGCCACGTACACCCCCTTCGCGCTGCTGGCGATGCCGCCGCACCTGGGATTCCGGATGCTGGTCGTCGTGTGGACGGGGGCGGCGGCCGGCGTGGCCGTGAAGATGCTGTGGCCGTCCGCGCCCCGCTGGGTCGGTGTACCGCTCTACCTGATGCTCGGCTACGTGGCGGTCCTGTTCGCCGAGACCCTCCTGATCGGTGCCGGGTTCACCGTCGTCGCGCTGCTGATCGCCGGCGCCGTGCTCTACAACGTGGGCGCGGTCTTCTACGGCGCCCGCTGGCCGAATCCGTGGCCGAACACCTTCGCCCACCACGAGTTCTTCCACGCGTTCACCGCGGCCGCGGCGATCTGCCACTTCGCCGCCATCTGGCTGGTGGTCCAGTAG
- a CDS encoding DedA family protein, whose amino-acid sequence MEFTAIANEAQEVGGVAGWAVQLMERLGGIGAGVAIAAENLFPPIPSEIILPLAGFAAARGDITLVEAISWTTAGSVVGAVLLYLVGVLFGRDRLYRVAERVPLFSPDDLAKSEDWFHRHGSKAVLFGRMIPVVRSLVSVPAGLQRMPVLRFVALTALGSAMWNSLLVLAGYHLGGQWEAVSGWASRYQVVVFTAVGVAIAVWLFRRVRARST is encoded by the coding sequence ATGGAGTTCACGGCAATCGCCAACGAAGCTCAGGAGGTCGGAGGTGTCGCCGGGTGGGCGGTCCAGTTGATGGAACGGCTCGGCGGCATCGGCGCGGGCGTGGCGATCGCCGCCGAGAACCTGTTCCCTCCCATTCCGAGCGAGATCATCCTGCCGCTGGCCGGATTCGCCGCCGCCCGCGGTGACATCACGCTGGTCGAGGCGATCAGCTGGACCACCGCGGGTTCCGTCGTCGGTGCGGTGTTGCTGTATCTCGTCGGTGTCCTCTTCGGACGCGACCGGCTCTACCGGGTGGCCGAACGGGTGCCACTGTTCTCCCCCGACGATCTGGCCAAGAGCGAGGACTGGTTTCACCGCCACGGTTCGAAGGCGGTGCTGTTCGGACGGATGATCCCCGTCGTGCGCAGCCTCGTCTCGGTGCCGGCCGGCCTGCAGCGCATGCCCGTGCTCCGGTTCGTCGCGCTCACCGCGCTGGGTAGCGCGATGTGGAACAGCCTCCTGGTGCTCGCCGGCTACCACCTGGGCGGGCAGTGGGAGGCCGTGTCCGGTTGGGCGTCGCGCTACCAGGTCGTCGTCTTCACCGCGGTCGGTGTGGCGATCGCCGTGTGGCTGTTCCGCCGGGTGCGCGCCCGCTCCACCTAG
- the dmpG gene encoding 4-hydroxy-2-oxovalerate aldolase encodes MSVTEEIYFNPVWDVRMTDTSLRDGSHHKRHQFTKDEVGAIVAALDAAGVPVIEVTHGDGLGGSSFNYGFSRTPEQELIKLAAETAKESKIAFLMLPGVGTKEDIKEAQNNGGSICRIATHCTEADVSIQHFGLARELGLETVGFLMMSHTIPPEKLAKQARIMADAGCQCVYVVDSAGALVLEGVRDRVAALVAELGSDAQVGFHGHENLGLGVANSVEAVRAGAKQIDGSCRRFGAGAGNAPVEALIGVFDKIGVKTGIDFFDIADAAEEVVAPAMPAECLLDRNALIMGYSGVYSSFLKHAIRQSERYGVPAHQLLHRAGQRKLIGGQEDQLIDIALEIKREQDTAATP; translated from the coding sequence ATGAGCGTCACGGAGGAGATCTACTTCAACCCGGTCTGGGACGTCCGGATGACGGACACGTCCCTGCGGGACGGATCGCACCACAAACGGCATCAGTTCACCAAGGACGAGGTCGGCGCCATCGTGGCCGCGCTGGACGCGGCGGGGGTGCCGGTGATCGAGGTGACCCACGGCGACGGGCTCGGCGGGTCGAGCTTCAACTACGGGTTCTCCAGAACACCCGAGCAGGAACTCATCAAGCTGGCCGCGGAGACCGCCAAGGAATCCAAGATCGCGTTCCTGATGCTGCCGGGGGTCGGCACGAAGGAGGACATCAAGGAGGCGCAGAACAACGGCGGCTCCATCTGCCGCATCGCCACCCACTGCACCGAAGCCGACGTGTCGATCCAGCACTTCGGGCTCGCGCGCGAACTCGGCCTGGAGACCGTCGGCTTCCTGATGATGAGCCACACCATCCCGCCGGAGAAGCTCGCCAAACAGGCCCGCATCATGGCCGACGCGGGCTGCCAGTGCGTCTACGTGGTCGACTCCGCGGGCGCGCTGGTACTCGAGGGCGTCCGCGACCGGGTGGCGGCACTCGTCGCGGAACTCGGATCGGATGCTCAAGTCGGTTTCCACGGCCACGAGAATCTCGGTCTCGGCGTGGCCAATTCGGTCGAGGCGGTGCGCGCGGGCGCCAAGCAGATCGACGGATCGTGCCGCCGCTTCGGTGCGGGAGCCGGCAATGCGCCGGTCGAGGCGTTGATCGGGGTGTTCGACAAGATCGGCGTCAAGACCGGCATCGACTTCTTCGACATCGCCGACGCGGCAGAGGAAGTCGTCGCACCGGCGATGCCCGCCGAATGTCTGCTCGACCGCAACGCGCTCATCATGGGCTACTCGGGTGTCTACTCGAGCTTCCTCAAGCACGCGATCCGGCAGTCCGAGCGCTACGGCGTACCCGCCCATCAGCTGTTGCACCGCGCGGGCCAGCGCAAGCTGATCGGCGGTCAGGAGGATCAGCTCATCGACATCGCGCTGGAGATCAAGCGCGAACAGGACACCGCCGCGACCCCCTAG